Genomic window (Streptomyces sp. NBC_01431):
TCCAGGCGGTGCGCGGCGGGGCCGGGCCCGAACAGTCGGTGCGCGCCTACCTGATGACGACCGTGCGGCGGGTCGCGGCCTCCTGGACGCGGACCGCCAAGCGGGAGCAGTTGGTCGAGGACTTCGCGGTCTTCGCGCAGGAGGCCGCGCGCTCCTCGGAAGTGGCCGACGACGACACCATCGATCTCGGCGCCGATGTGCGGGCCATGCACGAGGCCGAGCAGACGCTGGCCATGCAGGCGTTCCGCTCGCTGCCGGAGCGCTGGCAGGCGGTGCTGTGGCACACCACCGTCGAGGAGGAGTCGCCGAGCGAGATCGCGCCGCTGTTCGGGCTCACCGCCAACGCCACGGCGGTCCTGGCCAGCCGGGCCAGGGAAGGCCTCAAGCAGGCCTACCTCCAGGCACATGTGTCGACAGCGCTGACCTCCGGCGGGGACTGCGCGCGCTATGCCGACCGGCTCGGCGCGTATGCGCGCGGCGGGCTGCGGATGCGGGCCGAGCGCGGGCTGAGCAAGCATCTGGAGGAGTGCGCGAACTGCCGGGTGGCGGTCGTGGAGCTCAAAGACGTCAACGCCGGGATTCCCGCGCTGCTTCCGGTCGCGGTCATCGGCTGGTTCGCCGCCGGGTTCTCGCTCAAGGCCGCGGGAGTCGTGGCGGGTGGCGCCGCCGGGGCCGCGGGTGCCGGTGCCGCGGCAGCCGCGACCGGCGGCGGTTCGTCCGGCGGTACGGCGGGGGGCGCCGCGGCCTCCGAGGGGCTCGGCGCCCCGGCCAAGGCCGGTATCGCGGCGGCGACCGCCGTCGCGGTGGCGGCGGGTGTCGTGTTCGCGCTGAGCGGCCACCACTCGGCGCCGCCGAAGCCCGACGCGAAGCCGCCCGCAGTGGTGCCGGTCGTGCCGCGGAAGCCGCCGCCCACGCCCGAGCCGCCCGCCCCGACCGCGCCGGCACCCACCCCACCGCCCAGGCCGGTGCACAAGCCGTCACCCCGGCCCACGCCGCCGAAGCCCGCCCCGCCCAAGCCGGCGCCGCCCCGCCCGACGCCGACTCCCAAGCCCACCCCGCCTCCCCCGCCGCCCGCCCCGACCGTGTACCGGGTGAACCGCCTGGCGTACGGGGTGTTCGGCGACGGCACCAAGCCGGAGGTGCGGCTCGGCGAGTCGAGCTGGCTGTGGCAGCGTTCGGGCGTGCGGATCGGCGACACGAGGTATCCGCACGGGGTGACCGTGCACGGCCGGTCCTCGGTGACCATCGACCTGAACCGCCAGTGCCGTACGTACGACGCCTACGCGGGCCTGGACCATCTCACGATGGAGCTCGGGGCGGTGCGGTTCTCGGTGTACGGGGACGGCACCAGGCTGTGGCAGTCGCCGGTCCTGCACGGCGGCGACCCGGCGGTACCGGTGCACGCCGACATCACGGGCCGCAGGACGATCCGGCTCGTCGCCGAACCGCAGGACGGTTTCAGCGGGGCGGCGCTGGCGGATTGGGCACGGTCGGAGATCAGCTGCCGGTGAGCAGGGCCCCGGGGGCGGGGCTGGGGGGCGGCCTTGACCGCAAGCTTGAGGGAAAGCTGCCGTCCCTGACGGCGAGGTGCCGGTCAAGGGGCCGGGGATGCCGCCGGGATCGCCGCCTCCAGGAGGGGTGGGATTTCCGGCGGGGTCAGCGCGGTGCCGGTGGCGTGCTCGGTTTCGTATGTCTCGGGGCTGAGCGCGCGGCGAGCTCGTACCGTGACGGATTCCTCCATCGCCAGCTCCGGTGCGGACCGCGGGATTCCGGCGCGCCAGGCAGTGGCCGCGGCCAGCACCCGTACTGCGCGGGCGTGTTCACCGAGGTCGCCGAGGAGCCGGGCCGCGCACTCGGCCAGGTGGGCGAGGACTCCTTCCGGGCACTCGGCGTCGGCCGCCGTGCGCAGAACTTCGGTTAGTTCCCGCAGACCCGCCGCGGGGCCGGACTCGGGCGGCGATGACGCGGGCGTTCAGGGCGCCGAGGGACGCGGTGAAGTGCGCGTGGACCGGGCCGCCCCGGCCGGCGTTACGGGCCCGGTCGCTCAGGGCGCGGGCGGTGGGGGTGTGGCCCCGGTCCAGGGCGATGGCGGCGAGCACGGAGTGGATGTACGGCAGGGCGTCGGGCGTCCGGTACCGCTCCGCCTCCGCCTCCGCTTCGGCGAGTGCCTTCTCGGCGGACTCCATGTCGCCGGTGCGGTAGGCGAGTTCGCCGAGGCGGGTGGTGAGGAACGGGGTCTCGTGGTGGGCGCCCACCTCGCGGGCGAGGTGCAGCGCCTCCTCATACGCGGAGCGCGCCTGCTCGGGCCGGCCGCGCAGCATCGCGGCCTCTGCGGTGGCGCCGGCGACCTGGGCGCGTACCCAGCGGTCTCCGACGCGGTGGCCCAGTTCGCGCAGTTCGGCCAGGTCTGCGTCGATGCCGTCGAGGCCGCCCGGGGTGTCGACGGTGAGGTGGACGCGGAACATCAGCGCCACGCTGAGCGCCCAGTCGTCACCGTGGCGGCGGCAGTTGGCGATGACGGCGTCGACCAGCTCGCGCAGGCCGTACGGGGTGTCGGTGAGGAAGGCCGTGAACGGCCACAGCAGCCCCGGAAAGTGGGACGCCTGCGGTCCGCCTGCCTCGAAGACCGCCCGCAGCTGCCCGAGCCGGGCCTTCGCGGCCGGCGTTTCGAGCTCCTCGGCGGAGGCGGTTTCGGCGAGCAGGAAGTAGTGGAGCAGGTCGAGGTGCAGCCGGGGCCAGTAGCGGGGGTCGCGCTCGTCGGAGGGGGCGGGCGAGAGCGAGGCAATGGCCCGCGTCCAGGCGACGCCCTCGGCCCGGTAGTCCCGCAGCCACCAGAACCACCCCATGGCGAGGGCGAGTTCGGTGGCGACGAGTTCGTCCGGGAAGGGTTCGTCGCGGGCCGGTTCGGAAGGGGCGCGTCCGTCGGGGGCGCGTCCGTCGGGGGGCGACGTGGGGGTGGGAGCGGCGGGCGGCAGCGGGGAAGCGGCCGGGGCGGATGGAGCGGGTGGGGTGGCTGAGGCCGGGCCCGTACCCACGGCGGCCGATGCCCCACTGGCCGGGGCCACCGCCGTGGTTGTTCGGCGCAGGACGGCGCGGATGTTGTCCAGGTCCGTCTCCAGGCGGCGGATCCACGGGAGTTGCTCGTGCGCACGGATGTGGGGTTCGGCGCGGAGGGCCAGTTCACGGTAGTAGGCCGCGTGGGCGTCGGCCGCCTCGCGCAGCGTCTCGGGGGTCTGGTCGGCCCGCTCGGCGGCGTACTCGTGGATCGTCTCCAGCATGCGGTAGCGCATGCCGCTGCCGTCGTCCGCGGGGACCGCGATGACCAGGGACTTGTCGACCAGGGCCGCGAGATCGTCGGTGCTGCCGCAGACCGCCTGCGCGGCGGCGAGGTCCCAACCGCCCGCGAAGACGGAGGCGCGGCGCAGGACGGTGCGTTCGGGTTCTTCCAGCAGGTCCCAGGACCAGTCCACGACGGCCCGCAGGGTTTGCTGGCGGGGCAGTACGGTGCGGCTGCCGCCGGTGAGCAGGCGGAATCGGTCATCGAGGCGGTCGGCTATCTGACGCGCGGTCAGCATCCGGAGCCGGGCGGCGGCCAGTTCGATGGCGAGCGGGAGCCCGTCGAGGCGTCCGCAGATTTCGGCGACGGCCTCGGGGTCGGCGCCGGGATCGAAGCCTGGGCGTACGGTGCGGGCGCGTTCGGCGAAGAGCCGGTGGGCCGGAGCGGGCGGCAGCGGCCCGACCGGGCGGACCGCCTCGCCGGGTACGCCGAGGGGCTCGCGGCTGGTGGCGAGGATGCGGAGGTTCGGACAGTGGGTGAGCAGCGTCTCGGCGAGCCGGGCGGCGGCGTCGATGACGTGCTCGCAGTTGTCGAGGACGAGCAGGGTGCTCGGGCGCCGCGAGAGGTCGTCGATGAGGCGGGCGGTCGGGTCGTCGGGCGCGGCCCCCTGGCCTTCCCGCACCAGCAGGGTCGTCTCGCGCAGCCCGAGCGCGGAGACAACGGCACCGGGCACGGCCTGGGGCTGCTCCAGGGAGGCGAGCTCCACCAGCCAGGCGGAGGTCACGAGGGCGCGCCTGGGTCGACCCGCGTCGATGCGGTCGCGTTCGTTCGTTGTCAGGGTTTCGGACGCCGCGCGTTCCGCCAAGCGGGTCTTTCCCGTGCCGCCGGGACCGGTCAGGGTGACCAGGCGGGATGCGCTCAACTCTTCCTGAATCCATGCCAGTTCGGGCTCTCGGCCCACGAACGAGGTCAGGCGGGGGCGGATGTTGCCCGTGGCGGTCGGCGGGGCGGGGGCGGCGGGCGACTCCTCCAGCAACTCGGCGTGCAGTGCCGTCAGTTCGGGGCCCGGGTCGGTGCCGAGGGAGTCGGCCAGGGTGCGGCGGGTCGTCTCGTACGCGGCGAGGGCGTCCGCCCGGCGGCCCTCGGCCCGCAGCGTACGGATCAGCTGGGCGTGCAGCGTTTCGTCGTACGGGTGCGAGGCGAGCAGTTCCGTCAGCTCGGCGAGCAGCGGTGCGGTGGCCCCGCGCCTGAGGTCGGCCTCGATGCGGTTGCGCAGGGCGGCTCGGCGCTGGGCCTCGGGGCGTGCGGCGGCGTCGCGTTCGGGGAGGTCCGCGAGGGCCGGGCCGCGCCACAGCGCGAGGGCGGCACGCAGGGTGCGGGCCGCGGACTCGGGGTCGCCCGCGGCGAGCTGGGCGGCCCCCTCGGCGGCCCGCTCCTCGAACGCGTACAGGTCGATCTCGTGCGGCGCCGCGGCCAGTTGGTAGCCCGCCGGGCCGGACTCGACGGCCGCCCTGCCCAGGACGCGGCGGAGCCGGCCGACGAGGGCCTGAAGGGCCGCGGGCGCGTCCTGCGGCGGATCGTTTGCCCATATGTCGTCGATCAGCGCGGATACGGGGACGGGGCGCGCGGGGTGGAGCGCGAGCGCGGCCAGCAGGGCGCGCACGCGGGGCCCGCCGAGGGGGACGGCGGTGCCGGTGTCGTCTCGCGCCTCGGTGACGCCCAGGATCAGGTACCGCACCCACCCATTGTGACGTGGGCGGGGCGCGTCCGGCGTGGGCTTTCCCCTCCGCGACACCCGCCATGCCTGCGGGAACTTGCCCGCGCCCCTCTCAAGACCGCAGCGTAGGCCGCCTCGGTGGGGTCACCCCGCCCGCCACCGCGCGCTGCCGCGGCGCTGCCGTGCCCGTCCAGCAGGTGCCGCGGCGGGACAGCAGACGGCGGAGCCAGAGCTCTGTGGAGATCAGGTCGGCCAGGCCGTCCAGGGGAAGCGGGTCGCCCGCGGCCGCGGAGCGGACGGCCCGGCGGACCGTGCGGGCCTCGATCAGGCCCGCGTCCGCGAGCAGCGGGGCTTCGAAGAGGGCGACCAGCGGGTCGGCGGCCAGGCGCAGGCCCGCTCGGGCGGCGGCCGCCGAAGGGGCATGGGAAGGGGCGCCCCAGCCGGGCGGCAGGTCACGCACCCCGGATGCCGAAAGCACCGTACGCAGGATCGTGGCGCGGGCGCCCGGCTGGACGCGCAGGGATTCGGGCAGTGCGCGGCAGGCGCGGACGACCTGGTTGTCGAGGAAGGGCGCGTGCAGGCGCTGGCTGCGCACCTCGGCGGCCTGTTCCAGGATGCGGTGGTCGGCGGCGTAGCGGGCGAGGGCCGCCGAGGCGCGGGCTTCGCCGGGGCGCTGCGAGGGGGCCGGGCGGGTCGCCGAGGCCATCAGGCGAACCGATACTTCGGCGAGTGCTTCCCCGGTGAGCCAGCGGGCCGCCGGGCCGGGGCGGGTCCACGACAGTGCGGCCAGGGAGATCGACAGGGGGCTTCCCGGGTCGTCGAACTGGGGCTCGCGCAGGGCGTCGGCGGCCGATTCGATGCCGGTGCGGTAGGGCGTACGGGCCAGGCGGCGGGCGGCGCGGTAGACCGTGAGCGGGACGAAGAGGGAGTTCGCCGAGGGGCCGCCCGCCTTCGCCAGAGCGGTGGCGGGCCGGAGCAGATGACGTCTTTGACGGTCCATCAAAAGATCGGCCAGGCGCGCCGGATGGGCGTCCAGGACCTGGCGTGCGCCGCTGCCGGTGAAGTGGTCGGCGCTGCCCGCGAGCAGGCGGCGCCGGTGGCGGGCGGCGGTGATCAGCGAGGGACCGGGCTCGTCGGTGAGCGGACCCTCCAACTCGGCGTACGGGAGCGAGTCTTCGGAGCCGGTGACGACGACGTGGTGCAGGCGCGGGTTGGCGGCCATCGCGCCGGCCCGCTCCAGTTCGGCCTGGCGGCCCGCGCCCGGCACGGCGAGGTCGTTGAAGGTGACGGCGAGCAGCCGCTCGCCCGCCCCGGTGCCGTGGCCGAGGACCGTGCCGGGTACGCCGGGCAGTCCGGCGGCGAGCAGGGCGAGAGTGGCGGAGGCGGGCCCGCCGGAGAGGTCGGACCCTATGCCGGGCGCCGGGCCCCCGCGGGCCGCGCGCCGCTCGGCCGGGCCCATGCCGGGGACCGGGCCGGGGTCGGGCGGCAGGGTCTCGGGGGCGTGCCGGGGCGCGGTGAGTCTGGCCCGTACCGCCGACACCAGCGCGTCGCGTACGCCCTCCACGGCGGCGGCGGGCGCCAGTTGGGGCGCGGCCACCGCGAGCGAGGCGAACGGCTCGTACCCGGTGATCTCGCGTGAGCCCTCGCGCAGGACGAGAGCGTGGCCGGGCGGGATCCGCCGGACCCCCGCGTACGGGGTGGAGTCGCCGAGCGCCTCGGGCACGTCGGGGCAGGCGAGCAGGGCGGCGAGGTGTCCGATGTCGAGCTGGGCCTCGATGAGGTCGGCGAGCGGAAGTGCCGCCGTTCCGTAGGCGGTTCCGCCCGCCCAGGGCGTGTAGAAGACGGGCCGGGCCCCGGCGAGGTCGCCGACGACGGTGACGCGACGGGCGACTTGGGCGACGGCCGTGTAGCTGCCGGGCCAGGCGGAGAGGTGGCGCAGTGCGCCCCCGCGCGCGGCGAACAGGCCGACCCTGAGCTCCTCGTCGGTGGCGGCGCAGCAGCCGAGGACCGCGAGGCGGGTGTCGGCGCCGACGCTGACCACCCTGATCTCGTCGGGGCGCCAGTCCCCCACCGCCCACAGCGGATCCGGGTCGCCCCACAGGAGTTGGGCGCCGACGGGGTGGACGGTGCGGCCCTCCTCGGGCTCGCCGATGGAACCGGCCGTACCGTAGCCGGACGGTCCGTGGGCGGCCGTTCCATAGCCGGACGGCCCGTCGGCGGCTGTTCCGTACGCGGCCGTACCGTGGGCGGCCGATCCGTACGCAGCCGTACCGTGGGCGGAGCCCGTGCGGAAACTCGCGGCGACGCTGCTCCACCCCACCAACCACCGCATCGCCGCCTCCACAGGCTGTGGACAACTCGTGGACAACATTCAGCACGGACCAAACGGGTCCGGGACCCCATGCTGCCACGACAACGGCGCCCGGGAGGGGCCCCGGGGAGCGCCCGCACCAAGTCAATTCGCCCTGCCGGGTGGCCGATTGATGTCGCTGCCGGGGCGCACGGGGCAGCGCCCGGGTGATGGCGGGCGCCCTCGCAAGGCATGGAGCGACGGTCGATATCCAGCCATTCTCGGGCGGCTGGAGCTTCGCCGCCACCGGCTTCGGGGACACAGAAAACAACAGTCCGGGAGGCGCTGTCCGCCTCCCGGACCGGTCCGCCGCCCGCGGGGATTGAGGCGGCGGTGTCCCCCAGCCCGCTGGATCCAGTGCAGCGGGCCGACCCACGCACCACACATGGAAGCGCTCCCTTGGTGGACCAGCGAGAGCGCACGGCCGGGCGCACGGCCACACGGCGGGAGCGCGACGGCGGTCGGCCCCGCCGCACCACCGGCGCAACACCGGCCGCGATCCGACCCCGGCCACAGGTGTCGGCGGCCGTTCGTACGGAAAGCAATCTCGCCATACGGAAGACCGCCTCTTAACGGTAGGGATGCGGCGAACTACGCTGTGTTTACTGCTGTTCTCCACGGGTGGCATATTCCCGGGGGCTCGGCCACATGCTTTTGCGGCCGACGAACCGGACACCACACCGCCCGGGGGACGCCGTCTGTGTCGAGGGGTGGCGCATGTCCAGGGAGCAACGCGGGCCGAACGAGAAGCTCGGCACCGTTCTCGCCCTCGCGGGAA
Coding sequences:
- a CDS encoding asparagine synthase-related protein, with translation MRWLVGWSSVAASFRTGSAHGTAAYGSAAHGTAAYGTAADGPSGYGTAAHGPSGYGTAGSIGEPEEGRTVHPVGAQLLWGDPDPLWAVGDWRPDEIRVVSVGADTRLAVLGCCAATDEELRVGLFAARGGALRHLSAWPGSYTAVAQVARRVTVVGDLAGARPVFYTPWAGGTAYGTAALPLADLIEAQLDIGHLAALLACPDVPEALGDSTPYAGVRRIPPGHALVLREGSREITGYEPFASLAVAAPQLAPAAAVEGVRDALVSAVRARLTAPRHAPETLPPDPGPVPGMGPAERRAARGGPAPGIGSDLSGGPASATLALLAAGLPGVPGTVLGHGTGAGERLLAVTFNDLAVPGAGRQAELERAGAMAANPRLHHVVVTGSEDSLPYAELEGPLTDEPGPSLITAARHRRRLLAGSADHFTGSGARQVLDAHPARLADLLMDRQRRHLLRPATALAKAGGPSANSLFVPLTVYRAARRLARTPYRTGIESAADALREPQFDDPGSPLSISLAALSWTRPGPAARWLTGEALAEVSVRLMASATRPAPSQRPGEARASAALARYAADHRILEQAAEVRSQRLHAPFLDNQVVRACRALPESLRVQPGARATILRTVLSASGVRDLPPGWGAPSHAPSAAAARAGLRLAADPLVALFEAPLLADAGLIEARTVRRAVRSAAAGDPLPLDGLADLISTELWLRRLLSRRGTCWTGTAAPRQRAVAGGVTPPRRPTLRS
- a CDS encoding ATP-binding protein: MRYLILGVTEARDDTGTAVPLGGPRVRALLAALALHPARPVPVSALIDDIWANDPPQDAPAALQALVGRLRRVLGRAAVESGPAGYQLAAAPHEIDLYAFEERAAEGAAQLAAGDPESAARTLRAALALWRGPALADLPERDAAARPEAQRRAALRNRIEADLRRGATAPLLAELTELLASHPYDETLHAQLIRTLRAEGRRADALAAYETTRRTLADSLGTDPGPELTALHAELLEESPAAPAPPTATGNIRPRLTSFVGREPELAWIQEELSASRLVTLTGPGGTGKTRLAERAASETLTTNERDRIDAGRPRRALVTSAWLVELASLEQPQAVPGAVVSALGLRETTLLVREGQGAAPDDPTARLIDDLSRRPSTLLVLDNCEHVIDAAARLAETLLTHCPNLRILATSREPLGVPGEAVRPVGPLPPAPAHRLFAERARTVRPGFDPGADPEAVAEICGRLDGLPLAIELAAARLRMLTARQIADRLDDRFRLLTGGSRTVLPRQQTLRAVVDWSWDLLEEPERTVLRRASVFAGGWDLAAAQAVCGSTDDLAALVDKSLVIAVPADDGSGMRYRMLETIHEYAAERADQTPETLREAADAHAAYYRELALRAEPHIRAHEQLPWIRRLETDLDNIRAVLRRTTTAVAPASGASAAVGTGPASATPPAPSAPAASPLPPAAPTPTSPPDGRAPDGRAPSEPARDEPFPDELVATELALAMGWFWWLRDYRAEGVAWTRAIASLSPAPSDERDPRYWPRLHLDLLHYFLLAETASAEELETPAAKARLGQLRAVFEAGGPQASHFPGLLWPFTAFLTDTPYGLRELVDAVIANCRRHGDDWALSVALMFRVHLTVDTPGGLDGIDADLAELRELGHRVGDRWVRAQVAGATAEAAMLRGRPEQARSAYEEALHLAREVGAHHETPFLTTRLGELAYRTGDMESAEKALAEAEAEAERYRTPDALPYIHSVLAAIALDRGHTPTARALSDRARNAGRGGPVHAHFTASLGALNARVIAARVRPRGGSAGTNRSSAHGGRRRVPGRSPRPPGRVRGPAPRRPR
- a CDS encoding sigma-70 family RNA polymerase sigma factor; protein product: MGVEERDESRSDGGGPESGGPGGAQPPFRQVPNQGGPSGSPGGPAPIPGPSSGDSASAAGDDAELGGTVLPGPWGPMDGIGDPAASVPPQREGGLREGAVIEIAEVGKSDADLIHAMRTGDDSAYEELFRRHSAAVRRYARSCCRDAHTADDLTAEVFARTLQAVRGGAGPEQSVRAYLMTTVRRVAASWTRTAKREQLVEDFAVFAQEAARSSEVADDDTIDLGADVRAMHEAEQTLAMQAFRSLPERWQAVLWHTTVEEESPSEIAPLFGLTANATAVLASRAREGLKQAYLQAHVSTALTSGGDCARYADRLGAYARGGLRMRAERGLSKHLEECANCRVAVVELKDVNAGIPALLPVAVIGWFAAGFSLKAAGVVAGGAAGAAGAGAAAAATGGGSSGGTAGGAAASEGLGAPAKAGIAAATAVAVAAGVVFALSGHHSAPPKPDAKPPAVVPVVPRKPPPTPEPPAPTAPAPTPPPRPVHKPSPRPTPPKPAPPKPAPPRPTPTPKPTPPPPPPAPTVYRVNRLAYGVFGDGTKPEVRLGESSWLWQRSGVRIGDTRYPHGVTVHGRSSVTIDLNRQCRTYDAYAGLDHLTMELGAVRFSVYGDGTRLWQSPVLHGGDPAVPVHADITGRRTIRLVAEPQDGFSGAALADWARSEISCR